The following nucleotide sequence is from Coffea eugenioides isolate CCC68of chromosome 10, Ceug_1.0, whole genome shotgun sequence.
TGAGTAGAACAGAGCTCACGGAATTCTGGCGGACAATATGGAGAACGCCTTATATTATGCGCCTTGCCTTATCAGCTGGAATTGGAGGGCTTCTGTTTGGCTATGATACTGGTGTTATTTCTGGTGCCTTGCTCTACATCCGGGATGATTTCAAATCTGTTAAAAACAACACATGGCTGCGAGAAACTATTGTTAGCATGGCAGTAGCAGGAGCTGCGATTGGTGCTGCAATTGGTGGTTGGCTCAATGACAAGTGTGGTCGAAAGAAATCAATTCTTTTAGCTGATGTGCTGTTTGTTGCAGGTGCCATACTTATGGCTGCTGCTCCTGCTCCCTGGATGATCATTCTTGGAAGAATATTTGTGGGATTGGGAGTTGGAATGGCATCCATGACAGCACCTCTCTATATTTCGGAAGCTTCTCCAGCTAGAGTTAGAGGTGCATTGGTTAGCACCAACGGCATGCTGATTACCGGAGGAGCTTTTCTGTCTTACGTGATCAACTATGCATTCACCAAGATACATGGGACATGGCGCTGGATGCTTGGAGTAGCAGGTTTACCGGCTCTGATCCAATTTCTTTTGATGCTTTGGCTTCCTGAGTCTCCTAGATGGCTTTATAGGGAGGTAAACATGCAGAATACATCTCTAGTAGTAACTAGTAATGCAAATTTTCTGCTGCAGTCTAGTGTTTAAATAATAACAATTTTGTTTAAATAATACCAATTCTCTGtcaattttcatcaaatttgaTGTTGGCAACCTTGCATTTTGTTGATTAGAATAAAACGGACGAAGCTAGGAAGGTTATGGAGAAGATTTATCCTGCTGATGAAGTTGATGAAGAAGTCAAGGCATTAAAAGCCTCTATCGAAGCTGAGAAAGCTCAGGAAGGGTCTATAGGTGAAAACTTTTTCACAAAGCTAAAAGGGGCCTGGAGTAATGTAATAGTCCGGAGGGGACTGTATGCTGGTATCACCGTTCAAGTAGCTCAACAGTTTGTTGGTATCAACACCGTTATGTACTATAGTCCTACCATAGTACAATTTGCAGGATTTGCTTCAAATTCGACAGCTTTGGCGCTATCTCTGATTACCTCTGGTCTTAATGTTGTGGGTACCGTTATCAGTATGCTTTTTGTTGACAGATATGGCAGGAGGAGATTGATGATAGTTTCCATGTTTGGGATCATAGCCTGTCTGGTGGTGTTGTCCCTCATGTTTTTTGAAGCTGCCTCTCATGCCCCACGAGTCAGTCACTCCGAATCCTTCAATTTTAACGTCAATTCTACCTGTCCTGGATTCGTCCAAGCCTCAAATCCAGCATCTTGGAATTGTATGACATGCTTGAAGGCATCTCCTAAGTGTGCCTTTTGTTCTAATGGAGCGAGCCAATACCAACCTGGGGCATGCTTAGTGTCGGATGGTGATATAATGTATAAATGCCACAGCGAACATCGTGTTTGGTTCACCGAAGGCTGTCCGAGCAAATTCGGAATTTTCACCGTCCTACTCCTAGGATTGTACATCATTTCATATGCTCCTGGGATGGGGACTGCTCCTTGGATTGTCAACTCCGAAATATATCCGTTGAGATTCAGAGGGATAGGTGGTGGAACTGCTGCAGTTGCTAATTGGGTATCTAATCTAATTGTTAGTGAGACGTTCTTGACCCTAAAAGAAGCACTTGGCTCTGCCGGTACTTTCCTTTTGTTTGCTGGattctcctttcttggactggtggccattttcttccttgtacCTGAAACCAAAGGTTTGCCACTGGAGGAGATTGAGAGCATGCTCCAAGAGGGTTACAAGCCAACCTTATTCTGCTGCAAAGGAAAAGCAGAGGAAAAGGATAGCGCCAAGAGAATATCCAACAAAtgatgctgctgctgctgctgccgcGTAAATAAAGTCTGCCCACGAATACATACAAGCGGGGTAATGTTTATTTAACttttttaagtttaatttcCAGCTACTCTTGGGTTGGTTAAATTTTAAGTTTGATCTCCAAGACTCCAACTACTACTCCTAGGTTGGTTTGTTTGCTCCTAGGTTGGTCTAGTGAGTTAGTGTATTATTTGACCAAATACAATTTCAAACTTGGACCAATTTGCTATGTTGAgaattttccttaaaaaaaatagaCAAACAACTTGGAATTTAGAtttcaaatcaagaaaaataaaagaatatcgTAAATGTGTAGCCTGCAAGATCTGGACGTGCACGCATCTACAAGGGGTTAGGATGGCAGTTTACGGATTCCAAAACTTTCAATCGCTGTAGGGTCGCAACGAAGTTTTGAACTATTCATGCCTGTGATTTATATTAGACCTATTAATCCAATCATCTGAGTCAGGTTTTAATAAGTTCAGACTCAACTAATACAGTTAGTATCatttttagatttcagtttatgaattttaaattgATAAATATGAAACTCATAATTGACTTACAAAAGTTTCAAACTGTGAGTCTAAAATCAACATCCACAAAACCACAATATTAAAACTATACATAAATAAGTAATAGTTAGTTAAAAAGTATACAAACCGAGATTTTTCGAATAATAGTATATTCAATTTGttcaaaatacatgaaaaatagtaataaaacatgatCAATAGCCAATATATCTTCAAAGATCCTCAAGTTGCTCGTATTAAGATTTGTCTTTCTGAAtcttttgacataattttgtatatttaatatttaatatatatatatattaatatattttgacaCGTAACTCATAAGTATAAAGTATTAGGATTATGTATTTAGATAAATAATTATGTATATCAAAAtatgaatatattatatatatatatatatatgtgcagATTAAAGGGTTGAACCTATATCAAATTTGAGTCTAATAAGGTTCAAACTCGATTCCCATTTAATTTAGGTATAATATTTAGATCCAAACTCAACTCAATTCAATAAAATGTTAGACTTATCAAACTTTTTCTCGAATCGAATGAGCTAATCTTGGGCTGGCCCGGCCTTGTTCACCGTCCTAATTTAGATGGATCATTTTAGAAGGAAAAGTCTGCTTGGATAAAGCCACCCTATTTGACAATGACGTCAAATTCAAAACTTTATCCAAAAACCAATCCATGTATGGTTGGCGTACAAAATGCCAAATGACGTATTAATTGTATGCATGTAGTCCAGGAAAAATCTCGATTGGGTGGAGATTCTTGGCAATTGCATCATGCAATTCACCTAATTCATGGAAATTAATCCCTAGACTTTGAAAAGTTTACGAGTATATATGGAGACTTTTGACGGATACATGTAATTAGCTTCAAGAATTGACTTAAGCTGATGATATCTTGAAATCCAATCTTCATCTAAAATTTATGTGTGGTGAAAATTAAACAGGGAAACCCAGTAAAACCAAACATGTTTGGTGGGGATTTAATTCGATCTTAAAACTTGGCCTTTATATGCCTCATAGATAAGTCATCAAGAGGCTGATCTTCAATAGCATATTTGTATATAGATGGTCAGTAGACTGATTGACAGCGCATTCAAATGAAGAAAATCAGAATCCGTGCTAACTATATATCTTTTTCCATGACCTTTTTTTTGAGAGAAATCTTTTTTCATATACAAAGAAAAGTCTGAAGTCCCCAGAACAAACAATTTAGTGGTGGATATGATGCCATAGGTAGGTTTTAACCTGCGATCATAAATTCACTACGGACAACATTGTGATAGTAAATTTGGTGTAACTAATAGTAAGTTTTTGCACAAAACAAgtaagttttataatttttgtaaCTTGCTATTTAAGTATAATAAATCTTACTAgattttttttaagcaaaaactACTACTTCTTTTTccaaaacttaccatttttatataaaacttactatttttcaagaaaatattataACTTCATTAACAAATCTTACCACCTTTTTAGTAAAATTTACTATATCGTTAACAAAACCTTACTATTTCTTAAGCAAAACTTATTGCATTTTGTACAGAACTTACTATTCGTTCGAACAAAATGAATGACTTCATTAATaaatctttccattttttcATGCAAAATATACCAATAAAGATCTAAATAATGATAAGCTTGTCACTACTGCCAAATGGGAATTGGCTGGAGACTTGAATAAAACTGAATAAGAGCAGTAGCAGTAAAGATGGAAAGATTTATTTTTCAcactcaaagttgctgaaaatgaTAGTATAATCAGTCATGATTATTGTTCACAAGGGAATCGGAGCTAGTGATGTGGCCGCTTAAGAATCACATGGTCAATGAATGGAGCCATGGAACGGTCTATCCAAGTTTTTGCCTTTTTATACACAAGTTTCTTAGCCTCATATGTAGGCTAATTTTGTAAACTCTGTATTTCTATGTGAAGTATTAAGAACAACTTCAAAAAGATTTgagttaattacatttacctccctcaAAGTTAGGCCAAAGTACTAATCAATCCTTATGGTTTCAAAAAATAACAGATAACCCCACAAAATAACTTCTGACACATATGCTTAATGGAAGTAAGGAAAAAGACTAAATGCCCTTAAACATGTCtgatcaaattttaaaacaaaaaattattttaaaattatgcaAATACCCTTTTTGGTGGGAAAAACTATAGAGGTCTCCCATATGTTTGCCACTACTCTTCCAATCATCGTATTCATCATCATACTTCtacactctctctccctctttatTAACCCATTCTCCTTTGCATAGCTCACAGTTTTAATCTTTAAACTCTCATTATTTTACTTCTTCTTGTTTATtcaaatattttactttttaATCCTATTgataaccaaaacaaaacagaaGATCGTAGTAGTGTTGTTTGGCTTCTTGAAAGTGACAAGAGTTTGGAAGGATGGTACATCATTAAACTCATCATAGTTTGCACGGCTAACTTGTAGCATTTTAAGCAAAAGTTTTACTCACCTACATAGTGATCTATCAATGGAAACAACTCGTAATGATTTGGAAAAGATCTTTATGATATTTATTGGAAAGGATTTAGGGGGTTTTTCTGTATTGTGAACTGTCCATGTTTTATTTTCACGAATATTAAATTTTCATTGTATATTACATGTACTGGACTTTGAAAAGTTGATCTATTGTCATGAAAAGTGAGTATCTATAACTATGTATACACAACTAAGGTTATTTTTTCCCTATTTTGGATTTTTGTTTAAGTGTAAGATATTTCTTCTGTTACCAACAAAGACATGTGatttttacatgtttaatgactAGTATGGCAATATATTTGAGATAAAGATTCACAATCCAAGATTTATGTAAATTCATGCATTATTGTGCAACTGTTTTTTAAATCTATTATTCTAGTTGAAATTTTGTTTATAAAAAAGTTTGTTTAAGTTGTGCATTATTGTGTGACTATTTCTTTAAATTTGTTACGCCTGTAAAGTTTTTAATTGAAGAGAAGTTTGTTATCAATTTTTATTGATTAATTAGTTTATAAAAATATTGAAATGTTGCTCCTAATTCACCAGCTACTGCAGAGGCTTTAGCTATGCGAGGAACAAGAGCGGCTGCAAATACTAATGGAGAAGAGACATTTGCACATTCTAGTACCAGCCCTTCTACCTTATCTGTTGGACCAACTGCTGGAAAATCttttatatattaatatgttaTGTATTGAGTCCTATGTTACAAGTACTTTATTTTGGTTGCAAACTTCATTAACTTAATGCTTTTAGCAAGTCTTTTGTGGTATCAACAAAAATTGGATAGCTGCTTGGGTCTTATGCAGCATTTCATAAGTCCTATCAACAACTATTTATCTAGTCTTGCTTATGATGTAATAAATTGATACAACTTGGCTTTATATATTATTGATGGTTCCTTATCTAGCATAAATGGACTTATCTAGTAGTGAAGTTCTATATAATATTAGTACTACTAATTACTATGCTATTAATGATATTCGTGACCCTGATGCATCCATTCTATTTATCCCCTTGTGTAGTGATCTAGAATTGATGATAGAGTAAGGATTTTTCAGTTCTCTGCATTTTCATGAAAGAATCACATGCTAATTAGATGCTAATTTGATCTACTTATCGAGACTGAAGCAAGAAAAGCTGCAAGAATTATCATCAGTTAATCAGTTgctctttaatgtttgtatcaATCGAAGCTGCAGTTGTCATTGTTGGCCTGGCTGCTTATCGTTTTTGTGCTGCAAAAAGAAATTCATCATGTTAAATTGGTAAATAGCATTTGCTTGTTTTCTGCGTAATGTTTACTTCCAAAAAAATATGCATTATAGTGCAGATCTAGCATTAAGATGGATAATTGAGTATTTCATCTGAAGTAGTTTCTGGAGAATTTGGAAGACTAGTTCTCAATGTTGATGCTATGTCTAGCTATTCTGTAGTAGGTTTTTCACGTTTTGCCTACCATTGTAATGACTACTCACTAGATGTAGGTTTCCCAAATGGAAAAAGGTGGTGGCAGCAGCATGGGGGATGTGTAAATAGAGATGTGCATTATAAAATcaatattttgcaaattttgattgatttacatttcaaaaacaaaagattcaaaGGATAAATTAAGTGTTCAATCACTTGAAAAAACACAAATTGAAATTCCATTTCCTTAAAACCTTTCTACAAACATCAAATATTAGCAGTACATATATACATCTATAAGCTGGTACAATTGCCAAAATTTGGCATACAAGATTTCAATCTTCATTCTTCAACTTCTCATTAGGTTAATCACTAAGCCAAACAAATACATTACTTACAAAACAAGATTAACAACCACCAACATCCTTAGAAATCATATGTCATGATGGGTGTCGAGaacattaaaaataaaaatttctacTCCAAAAATAATTCCTAGTATAGCGATGGGTAGGGTCATATTTTCAAGGATTGGgtgatatttttataaaatggCAATAAGTAAAATGGGGAATTTTGGAAAATTAACCTAAGTAATTTACTCAAATAAAGGCAATAAcgcaaaattaaataaaactaaattaacAAAAGACAAATCTCTAGTCAAAGATATAATCTCCACTTTTGGTTtattcactacaagaaatttggccaTCTGTGACAACATTCTCTGTGACAAGAAAGAAACTTGTCACAATTGAAAACTTTACTGACAACTTTTAATGTCGTCATACTTGGTCATGGGTTCACCCATCAACAGTGACAACACGGGATAAGTCGTCACAATATGGATAGCGCGCAACTAGGCGGTGTGGCGGGAGATCACCattgtgacgactggaaaataGGTTGTCACTGAAATTGGTCCTACAGTGATAACTTAAAATATCGTCGCAATATGGTTGCCAGTTCTAAATTAGTGACAACAATTAGTCGTCACTGTCCAAAGTGTTTATTCCCAGTTCActttcactaattctactatgTCACCCTAATTTTTTCAGTATGGCCCATAtattgtaaataaattttattaattctactatgacacCCTAACTTTTACATTTTAATCCCATATGTCAcccaaattttttcaatatggcccatatgttgtaaataaattttattaattctactatatgacaccctaactattacattttagccccatatgccaccctaatttttttttatatggcCCATATGctgtaaataaatttaattaattatgttATGACACCcgaacttttatattttagcCCCGTATGTGGTAAACTAAtatcattaattctactatgacaccttatcttttgcaatttagccTCCTATGTGATAAATCgattttattaattctattatGACACCCTATGCTTTACACTTTAGGTTGTATTTATCATTGGCAAAATGATAAATACCACCCTATGccaccctaatttttttttatatggcCCATATGctgtaaataaatttaattaattatgttATGACACCcgaacttttatattttagcCCCGTATGTGGTAAACTAAtatcattaattctactatgacaccttatcttttgcaatttagccTCCTATGTGATAAATCgattttattaattctattatGACACCCTATGCTTTACACTTTAGGTTGTATTTATCATTGGCAAAATGAGGAAGGTATTGTAAAAACAATGTATacctattttttaattattccaAACTTAGCTAATACCGTGTTacaaagttaaaaaatataatgaattCATTATCTAGTTCTCTTGACAACATATGGGAAATTACTGATTAACATAGTGTGAAAATAATGGCAAcgaataataaaatttaatatgaaattaagtaaaaatcttGACAATTGCATGACTGGAGTTTGTTATGTATTACAATTCACAATAATCAAATTGTTTATGGTTTATGAATCAGTACTTGTATCAAATAGATTTAGTGTTTCATGCATGTATTAGTAAactattttggttatttgatcaaCTAAACAGATTGTTTGGTCTTATCAGACCACAATTCGTGCAtaattgataaaattattaaattgataCAAAAAATATTTGCATTAGTTCTATTATGGCACCGGATTGATAAATTGATAAATCAATTTCATTagttctattatggcacccgaTGCTTTATACTTTAGGCTGTGTTTATCATTGCCAAAATGAGGAAGGTATTGTAATAAAAAATGTATACCTATTTTTCAATTGTTTCAAACTTAGCTAatacaagttaaaaaatatcatggattcattaaaaaaaattccattaattctattatgacactttaacttttgcaatttagctCTATATGTAGTACaccaatttctttaattctactattacaccctaacttttgcaatttagccccatatgtaattcaccaatttcattaagtCAACTATcgcactctaacttttgcaatgtatccccatatgtaatacatgaattttattaattgtatTATGGCACCCTATGGTGTTGCAATTTAGCCCCTTTTTTATTAGCAAAATACATAAGGTATCTTAATGAACTATGTatacatattttataatttttccaaacttaggtaataatttgttataaatatagaaaaaatCATACATTTCCTATTTATCTTGATGGCAACATGGtggaaaattaataattatgataatctAAAAATAGAGGTAGTCAATAGTAGAATTTAACAATAAAACTGAATACAAACTATTTTGATTGTTCGATCAACTAATTTGGTTGTCAGGTTTGTTAGACTGCAAGTCATACATAATTGATAACACCATAAAATGAGTACCAAAAAGATTTTGATAAAagaatgtttattttttttcaaatcataaacatatttctaacaacatttttagtttttaaattattttattgtaTAATAAATTAGAAAAGTCTTATATTAGTTAAAAATGCTAAAAACATTTTGCCCAAACACACTAAATTGTCATATTCTATTAGTTTAATACAACTTgagagtaaaaaaaataaaattaaaaataatagaaaaactTAATTACATAaagatgagaaaaagaaaaagagagaggtaGGAATAAGGACAAACAAAGTGTGATTTTCTTGCATCTATATAGGAAGAATGTGTGTTATTTATACGTACAAAACAAAGCGCGGCAAAAAATTCAAGAGGCATGGCGGACTAAAGGAATTTTGAGGAAACGACATCGTTTGCTTCACTAGTATGCACTCTGTGTCCAAAACACTTAGCCAGAATTTCAGAcactttttccctttctctttgTCCTTCTCACTTCCCCGAAGATGAACTCCTCTGTATCAAGCTCGCACTACCAAATCCATCATGAACTGAAGTTTGCCATTGTCATCAATTTGGGCAACTTTATCAAGTTCGCACCACCAACATACCTAATTCAGCTGTTACACTGGCTTGGtggcaagaaataaaaaattagggCTTGAAAATTTGGGTGAAAGCTGGAGTTTAGAGCTTGAAGCTTGGAAAAAATGAGAAGTTAGGGATTGAAGGTATAGTTTGAGGTAATTTCAATATTATGTGTCCGATTTTGCAATGCATGGTATATATTTTTGTGGGTACGGCTAGTTGCACCTTCTCTGTTTCGTCAGATTTAGTTTTTAGGTTCAATCTTGTTAGTCTCTGATTTAAGCATCAACAAGTTTTGAATCccttctgttctgttcttatagATTTGTTGGATTTTCATGAATTGATTCTTTGTTAGTGATTTTTGGCTAGAATGCTGTGAATCTTGATTTGGGTTCTAGCAAAATTTGGTCAAATTCGTCA
It contains:
- the LOC113748925 gene encoding inositol transporter 4-like yields the protein MVEGGVTSVSRTELTEFWRTIWRTPYIMRLALSAGIGGLLFGYDTGVISGALLYIRDDFKSVKNNTWLRETIVSMAVAGAAIGAAIGGWLNDKCGRKKSILLADVLFVAGAILMAAAPAPWMIILGRIFVGLGVGMASMTAPLYISEASPARVRGALVSTNGMLITGGAFLSYVINYAFTKIHGTWRWMLGVAGLPALIQFLLMLWLPESPRWLYRENKTDEARKVMEKIYPADEVDEEVKALKASIEAEKAQEGSIGENFFTKLKGAWSNVIVRRGLYAGITVQVAQQFVGINTVMYYSPTIVQFAGFASNSTALALSLITSGLNVVGTVISMLFVDRYGRRRLMIVSMFGIIACLVVLSLMFFEAASHAPRVSHSESFNFNVNSTCPGFVQASNPASWNCMTCLKASPKCAFCSNGASQYQPGACLVSDGDIMYKCHSEHRVWFTEGCPSKFGIFTVLLLGLYIISYAPGMGTAPWIVNSEIYPLRFRGIGGGTAAVANWVSNLIVSETFLTLKEALGSAGTFLLFAGFSFLGLVAIFFLVPETKGLPLEEIESMLQEGYKPTLFCCKGKAEEKDSAKRISNK